In Silene latifolia isolate original U9 population chromosome 3, ASM4854445v1, whole genome shotgun sequence, a single window of DNA contains:
- the LOC141649428 gene encoding uncharacterized protein LOC141649428 → MDKGYIRPSVSSCGAPVLFVKKKDGILRLCIDYMELIHVTVNNKYPLPRGGGWSSLVIYYMDIIYLEGKANIVADVLSRNSVHSLCRAMSLIRLKDAVTNMEIHVIQKGDAREISQLNQSIMMIFGGNRWCVPKDEEMKKIIMAESHCTPYSVHPGGDKLYKDLKQTFWWPEMKRETSEFVARSTIRVLGWLLLRRCIGGYVGVRFVGMIARRLID, encoded by the exons ATGgataaggggtacattagacctagtgtatcgtctTGCGGTGCGCCAGTcctatttgtgaagaagaaggatggaattTTAAGGCTGTGTATCGACTACATGGAGTTGATCCATGTTACAGTGAATAATAAGTATCCTTTACCGAG aggaggtggatggagctcatTGGTGATTTAttacatggatattatctaccttGAAGGGAAGGCGAATATTGTGGCAGatgtgttgagtaggaatagTGTGCATTCCCTATGCAGAGCTATGTCACTAATACGGTTAAAAGATGCAGTGACCAATATGGAGATACAtgtgatccagaaaggggatgctagggAGATTTCACAGTTGAACCAGAgcattatgatgatattcggaGGAAACAG ATGGTGCGTACCTAAGGATGAGGAGATGAAGAAGATAATCATGGCGGAGTCTCATTGCACTCCGTATTCagtgcatccaggtggtgacaagctttataaggatCTTAAgcagacgttttggtggcctgagATGAAGAGGGAGACATCTGAATTTGTTGCTCgat ctaccatacgagtattagGATGGCTCCTTTTGAGGCGTTGTATTGGAGGatatgtaggagtccgatttgttgggatgatagcacGGAGGCTTATCGATTAG
- the LOC141649429 gene encoding uncharacterized protein LOC141649429 yields MTLYDGTADPLDHVNQLKQKMMVVTATGSLKEACICKGFGSTLSGAVLKWFVSLPNKSISTFADLVNAFNQQFASSHKPEKQTSDLYKVVQRFEESTREYLNRFNIEKVSIPKCEVPTAVEAFRHGLHHDLDLYREFTKYPCTTFEEVQQKAVAVMRLEEDESMRDVYDTERTNRKITTEKKTERSKPYSKNTVNKVSRDTDWMESASLPPKLSENVFTTRIAGILKALKELGQARCFDHLLPNGAKSGKVNTAEQVLPSPPPLYSKVVNVITGGSEICGLTYSATKRHATKTKGHKPESSCRVSRNDLSAVTFDETDIQDEGEQHHDALIITLSIGNCLVRKILVGTESPVNLITLGTLKNMGFSEKDLLRKAVPLVGFSGDIKHSLGEIVTPTFTGVINKQVRYMVIGGPSTYNVILGRPWIHEMKAVPSMYHQSLKFLTPWGVQEIRGDQEEPKDFYKDALKPTASPPT; encoded by the exons ATGACTCTATATGATGGGACGGCTGATCCACTAGACCATGTGAACCAGTtgaagcagaaaatgatggttgTAACAGCAACCGGTTCCCTCAAGGAGGCATGCATCTGCAAGGGCTTCGGATCAACCTTATCTGGGGCAGTGCTAaaatggtttgtgagcctgcccaacaaGTCTATATCCACTTTCGCAGATCTGGTTAATGCCTTTAACCAACAATTCGCCAGCAGTCACAAGCCAGAAAAACAAACAAGTGACCTATACAAGGTAGTCCAGAGGTTTGAGGAATCCACTCGGGAGTACCTGAATAGGTTCAACATAGAAAAGGTCTCCATCCCAAAATGCGAAGTACCCACGGCGGTTGAAGCATTTAGGCATGGACTTCACCACGATTTAGATCTGTACAGGGAATTCACCAAGTACCCATGTACCACCTTCGAGGAGGTACAACAGAAGGCAGTGGCTGTTATGCGCCTAGAGGAGGACGAATCCATGAGGGATGTCTACGACACAGAACGTACCAATAGGAAAATAACCACAGAAAAGAAAACTGAAAGATCAAAACCATACAGCAAGAACACCGTGAACAAAGTTTCACGCGACACCGATTGGATGGAAAGTGCTAGCTTGCCTCCAAAATTGAGTGAGAACGTATTCACCACAAGAATCGCCGGAATATTAAAGGCATTGAAGGAGCTCGGACA AGCAAGGTGCTTTGATCATTTACTACCAAATGGAGCCAAGTCCGGAAAGGTAAACACAGCAGAGCAGGTACTCCCATCACCACCTCCGTTGTACTCCAAGGTTGTGAATGTCATCACAGGTGGATCCGAGATATGTGGGCTGACTTATTCAGCAACTAAGCGCCATGCAACGAAGACTAAGGGACACAAGCCAGAATCCTCTTGCCGCGTCAGCAGGAACGATTTGTCAGCAGTCACATTCGACGAAACAGACATCCAAGATGAGGGGGAACAACATCACGACGCATTGATTATCACCCTCTCAATTGGAAATTGTCTGGTAAGGAAGATCCTAGTCGGCACCGAGAGCCCTGTCAACCTCATAACGCTGGGAACCCTAAAAAACATGGGGTTTAGCGAGAAAGACCTGCTTAGGAAGGCGGTGCCCCTGGTTGGGTTTAGTGGAGATATAAAACACTCTCTGGGAGAGATTGTAACTCCTACATTCACCGGAGTAATTAACAAACAGGTGAGATACATGGTCATCGGCGGCCCGTCCACTTACAATGTTATCCTTGGCAGGCCATGGATTCATGAAATGAAAGCGGTACCATCTATGTACCACCAGAGCTTGAAATTCCTAACACCTTGGGGAGTACAGGAAATACGTGGAGACCAAGAAGAGCCTAAAGACTTCTACAAGGATGCCCTTAAACCTACAGCGAGCCCACCAACATAG